The Dioscorea cayenensis subsp. rotundata cultivar TDr96_F1 unplaced genomic scaffold, TDr96_F1_v2_PseudoChromosome.rev07_lg8_w22 25.fasta BLBR01000308.1, whole genome shotgun sequence genome has a segment encoding these proteins:
- the LOC120254029 gene encoding silicon efflux transporter LSI2-like, which yields MALPPIVKVVLGSIAFGIFWVLAVFPAVPFLPIGRTAGSLLGAMLMVIFRVISPDEAYAAIDLPILGLLFGTMVVSIYLERADMFKYLGKLLCWKSQGGKDLLCRIVIVSAVSSALFTNDTCCVVLTEFILKIARQNNLPPQPFLLALASSANIGSSATPIGNPQNLVIAVQSKISFGKFLFGILPAMLAGIVVNCIILLCYFWKLLSVQKDVEVVASASEVVAEDDVISHRFSPATMSHVGSPNSQQWTPALDGVMPSFQSGRDAGQNESLRNRTFDNENNIQAVLNDAVDSAKISTSSREAAGSAGTSQRRDEPASTRLMRTFSSHTNGSRELTSLQSEDGKEGLIERWKILLWKTSVYLVTLGMLISLLMGLNMSWTAVTAALALIVLDFKDAGPSLEKVSYSLLIFFCGMFITVDGFNRTGIPSALWDFMEPHAQINSVGGTALLSLVIIVLSNIASNVPTVLLLGARVAASAAAISPAEESKAWLLLAWVSTVAGNLSLLGSAANLIVCEQARRAKYFGYNLSFFGHLRFGLPSTLVVTAIGLLLIRSY from the exons ATGGCATTGCCACCAATTGTGAAAGTAGTCCTAGGCTCTATTGCTTTTGGGATTTTCTGGGTATTAGCTGTCTTCCCTGCAGTTCCCTTTCTTCCAATTGGAAGGACTGCCGGTTCTCTCCTGGGTGCCATGCTCATGGTCATCTTCCGTGTCATTTCACCCGACGAAGCTTATGCCGCAATCGACCTCCCTATTCTTGGCCTCCTTTTTGGAACCATGGTGGTTAGCATCTACCTTGAAAGAGCTGATATGTTCAAATATTTAGGTAAACTCTTATGTTGGAAAAGCCAAGGTGGTAAGGACTTGCTCTGCCGAATTGTTATAGTTTCTGCAGTCTCTAGCGCTTTGTTTACCAATGACACTTGTTGTGTTGTCCTCACCGAGTTCATCTTAAAAATCGCTAGACAAAACAATCTGCCACCTCAACCTTTCCTCTTAGCTCTTGCTTCTAGCGCAAATATCGGGTCTTCTGCTACTCCAATTGGTAACCCACAAAACCTTGTTATTGCGGTTCAAAGTAAAATCAGTTTCGGAAAATTCTTGTTCGGTATTTTGCCTGCCATGCTCGCAGGAATAGTTGTCAATTGCATAATCCTATTATGTTACTTCTGGAAGTTGTTGTCGGTGCAAAAGGATGTAGAAGTGGTGGCATCAGCATCAGAAGTGGTTGCCGAAGATGATGTAATTTCTCATCGGTTCTCGCCTGCGACAATGTCGCATGTAGGTTCCCCCAACTCTCAGCAATGGACACCTGCACTTGATGGAGTCATGCCTAGTTTTCAATCAGGCAGAGACGCCGGACAAAATGAATCTTTGAGGAACAGGACATTTGACAATGAGAACAACATTCAGGCAGTGCTAAATGATGCAGTTGATTCAGCAAAGATCAGTACATCATCAAGGGAAGCTGCAGGGAGTGCTGGGACATCTCAAAGGAGGGATGAACCAGCATCCACAAGATTGATGAGGACTTTTAGCAGCCACACAAATGGCTCGAGAGAATTAACTTCTTTGCAATCTGAGGACGGGAAAGAAGGATTGATTGAAAGATGGAAAATATTGTTGTGGAAAACATCCGTATATCTTGTTACTCTTGGTATGCTTATTTCTCTTCTTATGGGTTTGAACATGTCATGGACTGCTGTTACTGCTGCTCTTGCTCTTATTGTGCTCGATTTCAAGGATGCTGGCCCTTCCTTAGAGAAG GTTTCGTATTCCTTGTTGATATTTTTCTGTGGGATGTTCATCACTGTTGATGGCTTCAACAGAACAGGCATACCAAGCGCGCTCTGGGATTTTATGGAACCACATGCACAGATCAATAGCGTTGGGGGCACGGCATTGCTTTCCCTTGTGATCATTGTTCTCTCAAACATAGCCTCAAATGTACCAACTG TTTTGCTGCTTGGAGCTAGAGTGGCAGCATCAGCCGCAGCTATTTCTCCGGCAGAAGAATCTAAAGCATGGCTTTTACTGGCATGGGTAAGCACAGTTGCAGGAAACTTGTCATTGCTCGGATCAGCAGCAAACTTGATAGTTTGTGAGCAGGCTCGGCGAGCGAAATATTTTGGATATAATCTTTCATTCTTCGGCCATTTGCGTTTTGGCTTGCCATCAACACTTGTCGTCACTGCGATCGGTTTGCTGCTTATTAGGAGTTACTGA